The following are from one region of the Aspergillus chevalieri M1 DNA, chromosome 1, nearly complete sequence genome:
- a CDS encoding uncharacterized protein (COG:S;~EggNog:ENOG410PX6I;~PFAM:PF15365): protein MSTQTQSPTPPTLKGPRNNRRHPKKTTTPYTQKATLLTTPPSSPPRNLSPGGAATDSSTNVNLSKKKNPRSAKKPPRDGPKGSPFNNGHRHTSSQGPTATPQVKDSPHYAGPTFHASPAPSALPMPSFFSKSVPESDLAPTVESENEGLEGDPDLETTPSKPKGRPQPSNQGEQSTPLDFLFKAAVEARSARAQCSPEAKPSVRSPQTDSKALPQRNLNGFAGGMFPMEMENVGSPNFQIGPSFATSYKDRMNALRSASSPSQSPQSLAEIDDGERKAKTEALKSLLLNPRPQRPSSASPLAYNQANSAKERPNPSPNVPHFATPSRTISGPPATASHGFSSEQKQPPFTNGIHSPQSYARMGGPQPSILRKDIPTSGPATTSPGVTSEAFPFPPPPYTSYNQHNFPPRCAPPPQYRSPAPYPTASPAMPAHPSPQVLDTKKMEDDLRRILKLDVNSSFPTNGVQSSFA from the coding sequence CACTCCCCCATCATCGCCGCCTAGGAATCTAAGCCCCGGAGGAGCAGCAACCGACTCGTCGACCAATGTTAATTTgtccaagaagaagaatccaCGATCTGCAAAGAAACCGCCGCGAGATGGGCCCAAGGGCTCTCCCTTCAACAATGGACATCGCCATACGTCTTCGCAAGGACCCACAGCTACCCCGCAGGTGAAGGACAGCCCTCACTATGCAGGCCCGACATTCCACGCATCTCCTGCTCCCTCGGCCCTTCCTATGCCCAGTTTTTTTTCCAAGTCGGTACCCGAATCGGACCTTGCGCCCACAGTCGAGTCGGAAAACGAAGGTCTAGAAGGTGATCCGGATCTCGAGACCACGCCTTCGAAGCCAAAAGGTCGTCCCCAGCCATCGAACCAAGGAGAACAGTCGACCCCGCTGGATTTCCTATTCAAAGCGGCAGTGGAGGCGCGAAGTGCGCGAGCACAGTGTAGCCCGGAAGCAAAGCCCTCGGTTCGTTCTCCCCAAACGGATTCGAAAGCTCTTCCCCAACGTAACCTCAATGGCTTCGCCGGTGGGATGTTTCccatggagatggagaacgTCGGATCGCCAAATTTCCAAATTGGACCGTCCTTTGCTACATCTTACAAGGACCGCATGAATGCGCTACGCTCTGCCAGCTCCCCGTCTCAGTCCCCTCAATCGCTAGCGGAAATTGATGATGGCGAGCGGAAAGCAAAGACCGAAGCACTCAAGAGCTTGTTGCTGAATCCTCGTCCCCAGCGCCCGTCGTCCGCGTCTCCTCTCGCGTACAACCAAGCAAACAGCGCAAAGGAACGTCCGAATCCCAGTCCGAATGTGCCTCATTTTGCGACTCCGTCACGAACTATTTCGGGTCCACCAGCGACTGCGTCCCATGGCTTTTCAAGTGAACAAAAGCAGCCACCATTCACGAACGGGATTCACTCCCCGCAGTCCTATGCACGAATGGGTGGGCCACAGCCATCCATCTTGAGGAAGGACATTCCTACCTCGGGTCCTGCAACGACTTCGCCCGGTGTCACCAGTGAAGCTTTCCCTTTCCCTCCTCCACCATACACAAGTTACAATCAACATAATTTCCCTCCCCGCTGTGCGCCACCGCCACAGTACAGGTCTCCAGCACCCTACCCGACTGCATCGCCAGCAATGCCGGCGCACCCTTCTCCCCAAGTTCTTGATACTAAGAAGATGGAAGACGACTTGCGGAGGATTTTGAAGCTTGACGTTAATTCAAGCTTTCCAACCAACGGCGTTCAGAGTTCATTTGCATGA
- the SMI1 gene encoding cell wall assembly regulator (COG:G;~EggNog:ENOG410PJXD;~InterPro:IPR018958,IPR037883,IPR009203;~PFAM:PF09346;~go_process: GO:0042546 - cell wall biogenesis [Evidence IEA]): MANFVNSTWRSFWHTMTSYDRHASHDSPYRTGRHVPLSQSRDEPLTSVATSAIDSRADLTNPYDDDPKGSPTGVGSPTRPYSPGMRSFSSNKRRSQEQGADGAGDIQMQSFQDGAPPPPPIAHSWKKIERWLENNYEELFDNLCEGCTQNDINELEHELDCTLPLEFRESLMSHDGQERPGLPTGVIFGCMLLDCEEIVQEWKNWRVVNEEFLVNSPMGASVLPPKVTASSSSSAPPPAQHGNNPLWRQELLERQDSQPPGAVQKAYAHPAWIPVARDWGGNHIAIDLAPGPSGKWGQIIIFGRDYDCKYVVSRSWASFLATLADDFCSGKVIVDEETNELKLKEFKAQNVEPPYLEILRWRTDQKYGRRPPRRKGPNGPGLNTGSRSGKESPYGSSTPNEERGRSPHRFPGRGSAQSPKTQFGMSSPLARVTEEAPSPVNPTAEDELPEPSGKENEKESQNEDLLDVATPQGSGKENEKAPEKEDEQKSEQITKHESKLSSSAALDSEVLGEMKNVAI; this comes from the exons ATGGCGAACTT TGTCAATTCAACATGGCGCTCCTTCTGGCATACCATGACCTCCTATGACCGCCATGCGTCCCATGACTCTCCCTATCGCACCGGCAGACATGTCCCTCTCAGTCAAAGCCGCGATGAGCCTCTTACCTCGGTTGCAACAAGCGCCATCGATTCTCGCGCAGATTTAACAAACCCCTACGACGATGATCCCAAGGGTTCCCCAACCGGTGTCGGTTCCCCTACTCGCCCCTATTCCCCCGGGATGAGATCGTTCTCGTCGAATAAACGGAGATCGCAAGAGCAAGGTGCTGATGGCGCCGGGGATATCCAAATGCAAAGCTTCCAGGATGGTGCTCCGCCGCCTCCCCCGATTGCCCACTCCTGGAAGAAGATTGAGCGCTGGTTGGAAAACAATTACGAGGAACTGTTTGATAATCTCTGTGAAGGTTGTACTCAGAATGATATTAATGAGCTGGAGCACGAACTGGATTGCACTCTGCCGCTCGAATTTCGGGAGTCGTTGATGAGCCATGACGGTCAGGAGCGTCCGGGATTGCCCACCGGTGTTATCTTCGGTTGCATGTTGTTGGACTGCGAAGAGATTGTGCAGGAATGGAAGAATTGGAGGGTCGTCAACGAAGAATTTCTCGTCAACTCACCAATGGGCGCAAGCGTGCTTCCTCCCAAAGTGACCGCAAgctcctcgtcctctgcaCCGCCGCCCGCCCAGCATGGTAACAATCCGTTATGGCGCCAGGAGCTCCTCGAGCGACAGGATTCGCAACCTCCTGGAGCTGTCCAAAAGGCCTACGCTCACCCCGCCTGGATTCCCGTGGCCCGTGACTGGGGTGGCAACCACATCGCCATCGATCTGGCACCGGGTCCCTCCGGCAAATGGGGCCAGATCATCATCTTTGGCCGCGACTACGACTGTAAATACGTGGTTTCCCGGTCGTGGGCTTCATTCCTTGCTACGCTGGCCGATGACTTCTGCAGCGGCAAAGTCATTGTCGATGAAGAAACCAACGAACTCAAGCTGAAGGAATTCAAAGCCCAGAATGTCGAGCCTCCGTACTTGGAGATCCTCCGCTGGAGAACCGACCAGAAGTACGGCCGGAGACCTCCCCGCCGCAAGGGTCCCAACGGCCCCGGCCTGAACACCGGCAGCAGATCGGGCAAAGAGTCACCATATGGAAGCTCGACGCCGAACGAAGAACGTGGACGATCACCTCACCGATTCCCTGGTCGTGGATCAGCGCAGAGCCCCAAGACCCAATTCGGAATGTCCAGCCCTCTCGCTCGTGTGACAGAGGAAGCCCCGAGCCCCGTTAATCCCACTGCAGAGGACGAACTACCCGAACCGTCCGGCAAGGAGAATGAAAAGGAGTCTCAGAATGAGGATCTACTTGATGTGGCCACACCGCAGGGTAGCGGCAAGGAAAACGAAAAGGCGCctgagaaggaggatgaaCAGAAATCCGAACAGATAACAAAGCACGAGTCGAAACTGTCATCTTCTGCCGCTCTGGACTCGGAAGTCTTGGGTGAGATGAAGAATGTGGCCATCTAG